In Streptomyces longhuiensis, the following proteins share a genomic window:
- a CDS encoding ferritin-like domain-containing protein: MNETVSTPTRTPEAGDHAFARADATTADRAELHSLLRTALALEHATIPPYLAAMYSLKGGKNREVGGIIRSVVMQEMLHLALIGNIMNAVGATPRFDDPELVPVYPGRLPGGVMPDLEVSLGACSIERVREVFMGIELPEAPLAPAGQRELQSISGYNPELDADGNIQNLTEEALDAPKKFFALADYDETTIGGFYQHIAKVLTDLDKREKDLFNGDPRRQVSWPHAPGRLYRVTNLQTALWAILEIIDQGEGHAQDPTVGPLPGRAS; encoded by the coding sequence ATGAACGAGACGGTTTCCACTCCCACCAGAACGCCCGAGGCCGGGGATCACGCCTTCGCCCGGGCTGACGCAACGACGGCCGACCGGGCAGAGCTGCACTCGCTCCTGCGAACAGCCCTCGCCCTCGAACACGCCACCATTCCCCCTTATCTCGCGGCGATGTACTCCCTCAAGGGCGGAAAGAACCGGGAGGTCGGGGGCATCATCCGCAGCGTCGTCATGCAGGAGATGCTGCACCTGGCGCTCATCGGAAACATCATGAACGCGGTCGGCGCCACCCCCAGGTTCGACGACCCGGAGCTGGTTCCCGTCTACCCGGGGCGGCTGCCCGGCGGGGTGATGCCCGACCTGGAGGTCTCGCTCGGCGCCTGCTCGATCGAACGGGTACGCGAGGTGTTCATGGGCATCGAGCTGCCCGAGGCCCCCCTCGCCCCGGCCGGCCAGCGAGAACTCCAGTCCATTTCTGGCTACAACCCTGAGCTGGACGCGGACGGGAACATCCAGAACCTCACCGAAGAGGCCCTCGACGCCCCTAAGAAGTTCTTCGCCCTGGCCGACTACGACGAGACCACCATCGGCGGGTTCTACCAGCACATCGCAAAGGTGCTGACCGACCTCGACAAGCGTGAGAAGGATCTGTTCAACGGCGATCCACGCAGACAGGTCAGCTGGCCGCACGCTCCCGGACGGCTGTACCGGGTGACCAACCTCCAGACAGCGCTCTGGGCCATTCTGGAGATCATCGACCAGGGCGAGGGCCACGCCCAGGACCCGACCGTGGGCCCGCTGCCGGGGAGGGCATCATGA
- a CDS encoding aromatic ring-hydroxylating oxygenase subunit alpha, producing MTEALPRTDGYSADGPAGSPPRPVDERGEAVADLRRIGIDPDYWYPVAVSRAVRKGRTFAAVFAGERIVLYRGRSGSVHALEDRCAHRQVPLSLGVVEGDVLRCCYHAWAYRGNGRISQIPYLPKGCERPPRGVRSYPVREAFGLVFVFPGDPEKAESAPFPVLPEFGAATHRTMTFSRTVNCHYSFMHENLLDMNHQFLHRSVLGRIQPELLGYETGPQFVEARYLFVPAGGKKDRGAGLLSAEGLGGQQTPDEITIRTQYPYQTLQAVPDGAELPSFSLWAAYVPEDAEQRVNHAYGLLMIAKPSVPGVLQLAWPLIRRFTERVFAQDRMAVEAEQRAWDEQGEDRNHEVFPLILDVRHMLRTNGVPLDPEAAGGGGQQTARPDADGHESKPGRVN from the coding sequence ATGACCGAGGCCCTTCCCAGAACGGACGGGTACAGCGCCGACGGACCGGCGGGTTCCCCGCCACGTCCGGTGGACGAACGTGGCGAGGCCGTCGCCGACCTGCGGCGCATCGGGATCGACCCGGACTACTGGTATCCCGTGGCCGTGTCACGTGCTGTGCGCAAGGGACGAACGTTCGCCGCCGTCTTCGCCGGCGAACGGATCGTGCTCTACCGCGGCCGGAGCGGAAGCGTCCACGCCCTGGAGGACCGGTGCGCGCACCGCCAGGTGCCGCTGAGCCTCGGCGTCGTGGAGGGGGACGTCCTGCGCTGCTGCTACCACGCCTGGGCCTACCGCGGAAACGGCCGCATCTCGCAGATCCCCTACCTGCCCAAGGGATGCGAGCGGCCGCCGCGCGGCGTGCGGTCGTATCCGGTCCGCGAGGCGTTCGGCCTGGTGTTCGTCTTTCCCGGAGACCCCGAGAAGGCCGAGTCGGCGCCGTTCCCGGTGCTGCCGGAGTTCGGCGCGGCCACGCACCGGACCATGACCTTCTCCCGCACCGTGAACTGCCATTACTCGTTCATGCACGAGAACCTGCTGGACATGAACCACCAGTTCCTGCACCGCAGCGTGCTGGGGAGAATTCAGCCCGAGCTGCTGGGGTACGAGACCGGCCCGCAGTTCGTCGAGGCCCGCTACCTCTTCGTCCCTGCTGGGGGCAAGAAGGACCGTGGCGCCGGGCTGCTGTCGGCCGAGGGGCTCGGTGGACAGCAGACACCCGACGAGATCACCATCCGCACCCAGTACCCGTATCAGACTCTGCAAGCCGTCCCCGACGGCGCCGAACTCCCGTCGTTCTCCCTCTGGGCGGCGTACGTGCCGGAGGACGCCGAGCAGCGCGTCAACCACGCCTACGGCCTGCTGATGATCGCGAAGCCGTCGGTCCCGGGGGTGCTCCAGCTCGCGTGGCCGCTCATCCGCCGCTTCACTGAACGGGTTTTCGCCCAGGACCGTATGGCGGTCGAGGCCGAGCAGCGCGCCTGGGACGAACAGGGCGAGGACCGGAACCACGAGGTGTTCCCGCTGATCCTGGACGTGCGGCACATGCTGCGGACCAACGGCGTGCCGCTCGACCCCGAGGCCGCCGGCGGCGGCGGGCAGCAGACTGCCCGGCCGGACGCCGACGGCCACGAGTCGAAGCCCGGACGCGTGAACTGA
- a CDS encoding MFS transporter: MRLHLGPIADRFGRKPAMMASILMYGVFTALAGTATHLWEWNTFRFLAAVGVGGEWAMAGTLLSEVIPERVRARFGGLMHSAAYFGVLAISVVYLLAGPELGWRGMFFVGGLPALAVFLIRRTTPEPERWQEETSGRPERSFWQPVVEVLSPPYRARTVGNLLLLVVCVIGLWAGSTYVPTAITALSQEAGYSHAATVRLASLSSMTVAVFTILGCFAVPRLAARMGRRGALASLFALMIVGIVGAYGWAYPHHSIALLFAFLPVLGLGGASFAVFTIWLPEQYPTRMKATAFAFTTTFSRWVAAGGTFLIGYGIHATGSLTLPLTLTAAVFVIGMLLVRLAPETRSTTLPT; this comes from the coding sequence ATGCGCCTTCATCTGGGGCCCATCGCCGACCGCTTCGGCCGCAAGCCCGCGATGATGGCCTCCATCCTCATGTACGGGGTCTTCACCGCCCTGGCCGGCACCGCCACCCACCTGTGGGAATGGAATACCTTCCGTTTCCTGGCGGCCGTCGGTGTCGGCGGCGAATGGGCCATGGCCGGCACCCTCCTCTCCGAAGTGATCCCGGAGCGGGTACGGGCGCGATTCGGCGGTCTGATGCACTCCGCCGCCTACTTCGGCGTCCTCGCCATCTCCGTCGTCTATCTGCTCGCCGGACCTGAACTCGGCTGGCGGGGCATGTTCTTCGTGGGCGGCCTTCCGGCACTGGCCGTCTTCCTCATCCGCCGCACCACCCCCGAGCCGGAGCGCTGGCAGGAGGAGACCTCCGGCCGGCCGGAGCGGTCCTTCTGGCAGCCCGTCGTCGAGGTTCTCTCCCCGCCCTACCGCGCCCGCACCGTGGGCAACCTGCTGCTCCTGGTGGTCTGCGTCATCGGTCTGTGGGCGGGCTCGACCTACGTGCCCACAGCCATCACCGCCCTTTCGCAGGAGGCCGGTTACAGCCATGCGGCCACGGTGCGCCTGGCCAGCCTCTCGTCCATGACCGTGGCCGTCTTCACGATCCTGGGCTGCTTCGCGGTGCCCCGCCTCGCGGCTCGCATGGGGCGGCGCGGGGCGCTCGCCTCACTCTTCGCGCTGATGATCGTCGGAATCGTCGGTGCCTACGGCTGGGCCTACCCCCACCACTCGATCGCCCTACTCTTCGCCTTCCTGCCGGTACTCGGTCTGGGCGGCGCGAGTTTCGCGGTCTTCACCATCTGGCTGCCGGAGCAGTACCCGACACGCATGAAGGCGACCGCCTTCGCCTTCACCACGACCTTCTCCCGCTGGGTCGCCGCGGGCGGCACCTTCCTCATCGGCTACGGCATCCACGCCACCGGCTCCCTCACCCTGCCCCTCACCCTGACCGCTGCCGTCTTCGTCATCGGCATGCTGCTGGTACGCCTGGCCCCGGAGACCCGCAGCACGACCCTCCCCACCTGA
- the yicI gene encoding alpha-xylosidase has protein sequence MKFTDGYWLMREGVRASYATEIAEARIDDGRLTLYAPVRHVEQRGHTLNSPLLTVECWSPAEGVIGVRSTHHAGAAAHGPDFVLRTDPDHTAKITRDGSLVALTSGELSLRLDTAAPWRLDFTAEGRVLTSAGSRGTGFALTGDGRHHSLAQLSLGVGELIYGLGERFTPFTRNGQSVDIWQADGGTASEQAYKNIPFHLTNRGYGVFVNHPGHVSYEIGSEAVGQVQFSVEDQSLEYYVIHGPTPKDILDRYTALTGRPALPPAWSFGLWLSTSFTTSYDEETVNRFVRGMSGRGIPLGVFHFDCFWMREYQWCDFTWDPDVFPDPEGMLRRLKDEQGLRVSLWINPYIGQKSPLFAEAMRLGHLVRKANGDVWQWDLWQAGMALVDFTDPEAREWYAGKLRGLVAQGVDCFKTDFGERIPTDVVWHDGSDPERMHNYYTQLYNETVFEVLSEARGAGEAVLFARSATAGGQQFPVHWGGDCESHFGAMAESLRGGLSLGLSGFGFWSHDIGGFEGTPTPEVFKRWVQFGLLSSHSRLHGSRSYRVPWDFDEEAVAVTRDFTRLKHRLMPYLFRAAQQAQERGTPVMRAMVLEFPEDPACHTLDRQYMLGDDLLVAPVFSADGSVEYYVPEGTWTHLLSGERVEGPGWRRERYGFDSLPLLARPGSVIPFGESDDSAVYDWAHGVTLRVHTPADGTTRVAQIPAVDGFAGATFRARRDGDVITVESDDTQVPWQVLLVGMEAAGENAERTALGTLLTAAPGVTAVSAVLSEAGRA, from the coding sequence TTGAAGTTCACCGACGGCTACTGGCTGATGCGCGAGGGCGTCCGGGCGTCGTACGCGACCGAGATCGCCGAGGCGCGCATCGACGACGGCCGGCTCACTCTGTACGCGCCGGTGCGGCATGTGGAGCAACGGGGCCACACCCTCAACAGCCCCCTCCTGACCGTGGAGTGCTGGTCACCCGCCGAGGGAGTGATCGGCGTCCGCTCCACCCACCACGCGGGCGCCGCCGCGCACGGCCCCGACTTCGTCCTGCGCACCGACCCCGACCACACCGCGAAGATCACCCGGGACGGGTCCCTGGTGGCGCTGACCAGCGGGGAGCTGTCCCTGCGGCTGGACACCGCCGCACCCTGGCGCCTGGACTTCACGGCCGAGGGCCGGGTCCTGACGTCCGCCGGGTCCCGCGGCACCGGCTTCGCGCTCACCGGCGACGGCCGCCACCACTCGCTGGCTCAACTTTCGCTGGGCGTAGGCGAATTGATCTACGGGCTCGGCGAGCGCTTCACCCCGTTCACCAGGAACGGCCAGAGCGTGGACATCTGGCAGGCCGACGGCGGCACCGCCAGCGAGCAGGCGTACAAGAACATCCCCTTTCATCTCACCAACCGCGGCTACGGCGTCTTCGTCAACCACCCCGGCCACGTCTCGTACGAGATCGGGTCCGAGGCCGTGGGGCAGGTGCAGTTCAGCGTCGAGGACCAGTCGCTGGAGTACTACGTCATCCACGGCCCGACGCCCAAGGACATCCTGGACCGCTACACCGCCCTCACCGGCCGCCCGGCGCTGCCTCCCGCCTGGTCGTTCGGGCTGTGGCTGTCCACCTCCTTCACCACCTCGTACGACGAGGAGACGGTCAACCGGTTCGTCCGCGGCATGTCCGGGCGCGGCATCCCGCTCGGTGTCTTCCACTTCGACTGCTTCTGGATGCGCGAGTACCAGTGGTGCGACTTCACGTGGGACCCGGACGTCTTCCCGGACCCGGAGGGCATGCTGCGCCGTCTCAAGGACGAGCAGGGGCTGCGCGTCTCGTTGTGGATCAACCCGTACATAGGCCAGAAGTCCCCGCTCTTCGCCGAGGCCATGCGCCTCGGCCACCTGGTCCGCAAGGCCAACGGCGACGTATGGCAGTGGGACCTGTGGCAGGCGGGCATGGCGCTGGTCGACTTCACCGACCCTGAGGCGCGGGAGTGGTACGCGGGCAAGTTGCGCGGCCTGGTCGCGCAGGGCGTGGACTGCTTCAAGACCGACTTCGGTGAGCGCATTCCGACGGACGTGGTGTGGCACGACGGCTCCGATCCGGAGCGCATGCACAACTACTACACGCAGCTCTACAACGAAACCGTCTTCGAGGTGCTGAGCGAGGCGCGGGGCGCCGGCGAGGCCGTGCTCTTCGCGCGGTCGGCGACCGCGGGCGGGCAGCAGTTCCCGGTCCACTGGGGCGGCGACTGCGAGTCCCACTTCGGGGCGATGGCCGAGTCGCTGCGCGGTGGCCTGTCGCTCGGCCTGTCCGGCTTCGGCTTCTGGAGCCACGACATCGGCGGCTTCGAGGGCACGCCGACGCCCGAGGTCTTCAAGCGATGGGTGCAGTTCGGCCTGCTGTCCTCGCACAGCAGGCTGCACGGCAGCAGGTCGTACCGCGTGCCGTGGGACTTCGACGAGGAGGCCGTGGCGGTCACCCGAGACTTCACCCGGCTCAAGCACCGCCTCATGCCGTATCTCTTCCGTGCGGCCCAGCAGGCGCAGGAACGGGGTACACCCGTGATGCGCGCCATGGTCCTGGAGTTCCCCGAGGACCCGGCGTGCCACACCCTCGACCGGCAGTACATGCTCGGCGACGACCTGCTCGTCGCGCCGGTCTTCTCCGCCGACGGAAGCGTCGAGTACTACGTGCCCGAGGGGACCTGGACCCATCTGCTGTCGGGCGAGCGGGTCGAAGGACCGGGCTGGCGACGCGAGCGGTACGGCTTCGACAGCCTGCCACTGCTGGCCCGCCCCGGCTCGGTGATCCCTTTCGGGGAGAGCGACGACAGCGCCGTCTACGACTGGGCGCACGGAGTGACGCTGCGTGTGCACACCCCGGCGGACGGCACGACGAGGGTCGCGCAGATCCCCGCCGTGGACGGTTTCGCGGGTGCCACGTTCCGCGCGCGGCGGGACGGCGACGTCATCACGGTCGAGTCCGACGACACCCAAGTGCCGTGGCAGGTCCTGCTCGTCGGGATGGAAGCCGCCGGCGAGAACGCGGAGCGGACCGCCCTCGGCACACTGCTCACGGCCGCGCCCGGCGTCACAGCGGTCTCGGCGGTACTGAGTGAGGCGGGCCGGGCGTAG
- a CDS encoding FadR/GntR family transcriptional regulator has translation MSESLRPVPRPRLYEQVVERLREYVQAESLQAGDRLPPERDLAERLAVSRTSVRQAIVALEVQGLVEVRHGGGTFLLRDRLDAEPLQAMVERRRRLPDVLDARDALETKIAALAAERRTDEDLEEIDAALEAMAGAVRRGELCVAEDQRFHAAVTAAAHSPLLAEFMAEIAEPIAESRNESLRQPDRPAQSLHQHQLVADAVRAGSPEAAALAMHTHVDSVGKVKLLHWRPEGE, from the coding sequence TTGTCCGAGTCACTGCGTCCGGTTCCCCGGCCTCGTCTGTACGAGCAAGTCGTCGAGCGCCTCCGTGAATACGTGCAGGCGGAAAGCCTCCAGGCAGGCGACCGGCTGCCCCCTGAACGCGACCTCGCCGAACGCCTCGCGGTGAGCCGGACCTCGGTGCGGCAGGCCATCGTGGCCCTGGAAGTGCAGGGCCTCGTCGAGGTACGCCACGGTGGCGGCACGTTCCTGCTCCGCGACCGCCTTGACGCCGAACCTCTTCAGGCCATGGTGGAACGACGCCGTCGACTCCCCGATGTCCTGGACGCCCGGGACGCCCTGGAGACCAAAATCGCAGCCCTCGCAGCCGAACGCCGCACGGACGAGGACCTGGAGGAGATCGACGCCGCACTCGAGGCCATGGCAGGCGCCGTCCGGCGCGGGGAGCTGTGCGTCGCCGAGGACCAGCGTTTCCATGCCGCCGTCACCGCAGCGGCGCACAGCCCGCTTCTCGCCGAGTTCATGGCGGAGATCGCCGAGCCGATCGCGGAGAGCCGCAACGAGTCGCTGCGCCAGCCCGACCGCCCCGCCCAGTCCCTGCACCAACATCAACTCGTCGCCGACGCGGTGCGGGCCGGTTCCCCCGAAGCCGCGGCGCTGGCCATGCACACCCACGTCGACAGCGTCGGCAAGGTCAAACTTCTCCACTGGCGGCCCGAGGGGGAGTGA
- a CDS encoding family 1 glycosylhydrolase, which translates to MSTPEFPEFPDGFFFGAATASYQIEGAYAEGGRGPSIWDTYCREPGRVAGGATGDVACDHYHRYREDVALLRGLGVDSYRFSVAWPRIQPEGTGPANAAGLDFYDRLVDELLASGISPAATLYHWDLPQALEDRGGWRVRETAERFAHYAGLVVERLGDRVSRWITLNEPYCSAFVGYAAGAHAPGAREGRGALAAAHHLLVGHGLAVRTLREAGAREVGITLNPDRLLPATPGSTADLAAVRRAETLHNEVWLDPLFAGRYPQHEAETWGEPADASPRLDSPHRPGAAYRLDTPFRLDGDLELIAAPLDFVGINYYRPITIADAPHRDPDPATRTAVDIRATESWRDDVRHTTMGWPVVPHTFTDLLIDLTKRYPELPPLIITENGSAEADTVTDDGQVHDTERIDYLRSHLEALAAALRAGVDVRGYYVWSLLDNFEWARGYGQRFGIVRVDYDTQERIPKDSYRWFRDLIATHRTRTDTADKDHR; encoded by the coding sequence ATGAGCACCCCCGAATTCCCGGAATTCCCCGACGGCTTCTTCTTCGGCGCCGCCACGGCGAGCTACCAGATCGAGGGAGCGTACGCCGAGGGCGGCAGAGGGCCGTCCATCTGGGACACCTACTGCCGCGAGCCCGGACGGGTGGCCGGCGGCGCCACAGGCGACGTCGCCTGCGACCACTACCACCGCTACCGCGAGGACGTGGCCCTGCTGCGCGGCCTCGGTGTGGACAGCTACCGCTTCTCCGTCGCCTGGCCGCGGATCCAGCCCGAGGGCACAGGACCGGCCAACGCCGCCGGTCTGGACTTCTACGACCGGCTGGTCGACGAACTGCTGGCCTCCGGGATCTCCCCCGCCGCCACCCTCTACCACTGGGACCTCCCGCAGGCCCTGGAAGACCGGGGCGGCTGGCGGGTGCGCGAGACGGCGGAGCGCTTCGCGCACTACGCCGGTCTCGTCGTGGAGCGGCTCGGCGACCGGGTGAGCCGTTGGATCACCCTCAACGAGCCGTACTGCAGCGCCTTCGTCGGTTACGCGGCGGGCGCCCACGCACCCGGCGCCCGGGAGGGCCGCGGCGCGCTGGCGGCCGCCCACCACCTTCTCGTCGGCCACGGCCTCGCCGTCCGCACCCTGCGCGAGGCCGGCGCCCGGGAGGTCGGCATCACGCTCAACCCGGACCGGCTGCTCCCCGCGACCCCCGGCTCGACGGCCGACCTCGCCGCCGTTCGCCGGGCCGAGACCCTGCACAACGAGGTGTGGCTGGACCCGTTGTTCGCCGGGCGCTACCCGCAGCACGAGGCGGAGACCTGGGGCGAGCCGGCCGACGCCTCGCCCCGGCTCGACAGTCCGCACCGTCCAGGGGCCGCGTACCGCCTCGACACTCCATTCCGGCTCGACGGCGACCTCGAACTCATCGCCGCCCCACTGGACTTCGTCGGCATCAACTACTACCGGCCGATCACCATCGCCGACGCCCCGCACCGCGACCCCGACCCGGCGACCCGTACGGCGGTCGACATCCGGGCCACCGAGTCCTGGCGCGACGACGTGCGGCACACGACCATGGGCTGGCCCGTCGTTCCGCACACCTTCACGGATCTGCTGATCGACCTGACCAAGCGCTACCCCGAGCTGCCCCCGCTGATCATCACCGAGAACGGCTCGGCCGAGGCCGACACCGTCACGGACGACGGCCAGGTCCACGACACCGAGCGCATCGACTACCTCCGCAGCCACCTGGAAGCCCTCGCCGCCGCCCTCCGCGCGGGCGTCGACGTGCGCGGCTACTACGTGTGGTCGCTCCTCGACAACTTCGAGTGGGCCCGCGGCTACGGTCAGCGCTTCGGCATCGTCCGGGTCGACTACGACACCCAGGAGCGCATCCCCAAGGACAGCTACCGCTGGTTCCGGGACCTGATCGCCACCCACCGCACCCGCACCGACACCGCTGACAAGGACCACCGTTGA
- a CDS encoding carbohydrate ABC transporter permease, which produces MNPNSNRPRLRAAWNTTAALLILGVLLFPVYWMLNTALQPGSSVAATEWFPSSPSLENFDTAISSQGGSLLTSFVVALGAVAVCLALAAPAAYGLAQFGLRGGQGIVFTTLITQMVPGIVIANALYSAYAELGLVNSYLGLILADASLGLPFAIVLLRAFMVSIPSEVVEAAMVDGANRFTAFVRIVLPMSRNALITAGLFTFLFAWSDFMFALTLNTTDDVKPITLGIYQFVGAHVSDWGAVMATAVLSAVPAAILLVVAQKYISAGITGGSIK; this is translated from the coding sequence GTGAACCCGAACTCGAACCGTCCCCGCCTGCGGGCCGCCTGGAACACCACCGCCGCGCTGCTGATCCTCGGCGTCCTGCTCTTCCCGGTCTACTGGATGCTCAACACCGCGCTCCAGCCCGGGTCGAGCGTCGCCGCGACCGAGTGGTTCCCGTCCTCGCCCAGCCTGGAGAACTTCGACACGGCGATCTCCAGCCAGGGCGGCTCGCTGCTGACCAGCTTCGTCGTCGCCCTCGGTGCCGTCGCCGTGTGCCTCGCCCTCGCGGCGCCCGCCGCGTACGGGCTCGCCCAGTTCGGGCTGCGCGGCGGCCAGGGCATCGTCTTCACCACGCTGATCACACAGATGGTGCCGGGCATCGTCATCGCCAACGCCCTTTACAGCGCGTACGCGGAACTGGGCCTGGTCAACTCCTACTTGGGGCTGATCCTCGCGGACGCCTCGCTCGGGCTGCCGTTCGCGATCGTCCTGCTGCGCGCCTTCATGGTGTCCATTCCGAGCGAGGTCGTCGAGGCGGCGATGGTCGACGGCGCCAATCGCTTCACCGCGTTCGTCCGCATCGTGCTGCCGATGAGCCGCAACGCCCTCATCACGGCGGGGCTCTTCACCTTCCTGTTCGCCTGGTCGGACTTCATGTTCGCCCTGACCCTCAACACCACCGACGACGTCAAGCCGATCACGCTGGGCATCTACCAGTTCGTCGGCGCGCATGTCAGCGACTGGGGCGCGGTCATGGCCACCGCGGTCCTGTCCGCGGTGCCCGCCGCGATCCTGCTGGTCGTGGCGCAGAAGTACATCTCCGCCGGGATCACCGGCGGATCCATCAAGTAA
- a CDS encoding sensor histidine kinase, producing MAVMTAKRPGAQVRTRVKDVLLAALVFLLSMVAVSVVHQEHRISIRWQAVVLVGTSCFALVWRRRHPFGVLVVAIVCAVILQALGFREGPLGTSSVILSIYTVAACTDRRTTWTTACVTAAVLVGAAIATDPRTWLSPDNAAMLAWTALPAAVGDGVRSRRAYVAAVEERAEHAERTREQEARQRVAAERMRIARELHDVVTHHIALINAQAGVAVHLVEQRPEHVLTALEGIRDVSQSALDELRVTVSLLRQPDETAAPRDPTPGMSQVPDLLASFERAGLAVKQTLSGDPKPLAPAADLAAYRIIQEALTNVRKHSGVDQARLDLSYCPDRLTITVEDDGPSRPAGSEQGSGHGLIGMRERAGTVGGRVQAGPRAEGGFTVTAELPLLSGTAEDTTPTDADEPAAQGTTEEGRA from the coding sequence ATGGCAGTGATGACCGCTAAACGTCCGGGAGCGCAGGTTCGGACTCGTGTCAAGGACGTCCTCTTGGCGGCCTTGGTCTTTCTGCTGTCGATGGTGGCGGTCTCGGTCGTTCACCAGGAGCACCGGATCTCCATCCGATGGCAAGCCGTGGTGCTTGTCGGGACCAGCTGCTTCGCGCTGGTGTGGCGGCGCCGCCACCCTTTCGGCGTACTCGTCGTGGCCATCGTCTGCGCAGTGATCCTTCAGGCGCTCGGGTTCCGGGAAGGTCCGCTGGGGACGAGCTCGGTCATCCTGTCCATCTATACCGTCGCCGCGTGCACCGACCGGCGTACCACCTGGACGACGGCGTGCGTGACGGCGGCCGTGCTGGTGGGAGCGGCCATAGCGACCGACCCACGGACATGGCTTTCCCCGGACAACGCGGCGATGCTGGCATGGACGGCTCTGCCGGCGGCGGTCGGGGACGGCGTGCGATCCCGCAGAGCCTATGTGGCGGCCGTGGAGGAACGGGCGGAGCACGCGGAACGCACCCGCGAGCAGGAAGCCCGTCAGCGGGTGGCGGCCGAACGGATGCGGATCGCACGTGAGTTGCACGACGTCGTGACCCACCACATCGCCCTGATCAACGCCCAGGCGGGCGTGGCCGTCCATCTCGTGGAGCAGCGGCCCGAACACGTGCTCACCGCGCTGGAGGGCATCCGCGACGTGAGCCAGTCCGCGCTCGACGAACTGCGGGTGACCGTGAGCCTGCTGCGGCAGCCGGACGAGACCGCCGCACCGCGCGATCCGACGCCGGGAATGAGTCAGGTGCCTGACCTTCTGGCGTCCTTCGAACGTGCCGGGCTCGCGGTCAAACAGACGCTGAGCGGCGACCCCAAGCCGCTGGCGCCGGCGGCCGACCTGGCGGCGTACCGCATCATCCAGGAGGCCTTGACCAATGTGCGCAAGCACTCGGGGGTGGACCAGGCGCGACTGGATCTGTCCTACTGCCCGGACCGGCTGACGATCACCGTGGAGGACGACGGCCCGTCTCGGCCCGCCGGCTCCGAGCAGGGAAGCGGCCACGGCCTGATCGGGATGCGCGAACGGGCCGGCACAGTCGGAGGCAGGGTGCAAGCGGGACCGCGCGCGGAAGGCGGTTTCACCGTGACTGCCGAGCTGCCGCTGCTGTCCGGTACCGCAGAGGACACGACACCGACGGATGCCGATGAGCCGGCTGCGCAGGGCACCACCGAGGAAGGCCGAGCGTGA
- a CDS encoding response regulator transcription factor, translating to MTIRVLLADDQALLRGTFKMLFDSADDMETVGEAANGREAVDLCDALHPDVVLMDIRMPEMDGLDATRLISESEDLAGVKVLILTTFEDDEHVAEALRAGASGFLGKGVRPDVLLDAVRTVAAGEALLSPVATRALISRFLAQPELYPAVVEERLEYLTPRERDVMCLVALGLSNEEIAERLFVSPLTAKTHVNRAMTKLAARDRAQLVVMAYQCGLVSPVVEPAGPQA from the coding sequence GTGACGATCCGTGTTCTTCTCGCCGATGATCAGGCTCTGCTACGGGGCACCTTCAAGATGCTGTTCGATTCCGCGGACGACATGGAGACCGTGGGTGAGGCCGCCAACGGCAGGGAGGCCGTGGACCTGTGCGATGCGCTGCATCCCGACGTCGTCCTGATGGACATCCGGATGCCCGAGATGGACGGCCTCGACGCGACGCGACTGATCAGCGAGTCCGAGGACCTCGCCGGGGTGAAAGTCCTGATCCTCACCACCTTCGAGGACGACGAGCACGTCGCCGAGGCGCTGCGGGCGGGGGCGAGCGGCTTCCTCGGCAAGGGTGTGAGGCCGGACGTCCTGCTCGACGCGGTCCGCACGGTGGCCGCCGGTGAGGCACTGCTCTCCCCCGTGGCGACCCGCGCGCTGATCTCCCGCTTTCTGGCGCAGCCCGAGCTGTACCCGGCCGTCGTGGAGGAGCGCCTGGAGTACCTGACACCGCGGGAGCGCGATGTGATGTGCCTGGTGGCGCTGGGTCTATCGAACGAAGAAATTGCCGAACGTTTGTTCGTAAGCCCGCTGACCGCCAAGACGCACGTCAACCGGGCCATGACCAAGCTGGCCGCGCGCGACCGGGCCCAGCTCGTGGTCATGGCCTACCAGTGCGGCCTGGTCAGCCCGGTCGTGGAACCGGCCGGCCCGCAGGCCTGA